The following proteins come from a genomic window of Flavobacterium eburneipallidum:
- a CDS encoding MFS transporter: protein MKTENSPWYWIPLLNFASGFPYVIIISVSVLMYKNLGISNEDIGLYTSLLYLPWVIKPLWSPFIDLHGTKRKWFLSMQLLISIAFLIVGFIIPTSQFFMLSLAIFWVAAFASASNDVATDGFYLLALTKDQQSFFLGIRSTFYRASMLTGNGLIILLAGYLEHQYGDNQKAWSYTMIFVGLVMTFLTAYNYFATPKTELPITEKETAEKNFATVFASFFKKKQIGLILAFILLFRLGESQLLKMLTPFLVDKTTIGGMGLDTEDVGIIYGTFGLIALTIGGILGGIAISAHGLKKWMLPMILTMHLPIIGFILLAYFHPASVYYIYAVVILEQFGYGFGFAAFMMYLIYVAEGESKTSHYSIATGFMALGMMLPGMLSGYIQQYLGYGNFFIWVFLATIPGLILSRFLIFPDDFGKKSE, encoded by the coding sequence ATGAAAACTGAAAATTCGCCTTGGTACTGGATTCCATTATTAAATTTTGCATCGGGATTTCCGTATGTTATTATCATTTCTGTTTCAGTTTTGATGTACAAAAACCTTGGCATCAGCAATGAAGACATTGGATTATACACCAGTTTATTATATCTGCCTTGGGTAATCAAACCATTATGGAGTCCGTTTATTGATTTGCACGGAACTAAAAGAAAATGGTTTTTAAGCATGCAATTATTGATTTCAATTGCCTTTTTAATAGTTGGTTTTATCATTCCAACGAGTCAGTTTTTTATGTTGAGTTTAGCCATTTTTTGGGTAGCAGCATTTGCTTCTGCTTCGAATGATGTGGCTACAGACGGATTTTATTTATTAGCATTAACCAAAGATCAACAATCTTTCTTTTTAGGAATCAGAAGTACTTTTTATAGAGCTTCGATGCTAACGGGTAACGGATTGATTATTCTATTAGCAGGATATTTAGAACATCAATATGGCGACAATCAAAAAGCTTGGTCCTACACGATGATTTTTGTGGGACTGGTAATGACATTTTTAACGGCTTACAATTATTTTGCTACGCCAAAAACCGAATTACCCATTACTGAAAAGGAAACAGCAGAGAAAAATTTCGCTACTGTTTTTGCTAGTTTTTTCAAAAAGAAACAAATCGGATTAATACTTGCTTTTATTCTTTTGTTTCGTTTAGGAGAATCACAGTTATTAAAAATGCTAACACCTTTTTTAGTGGATAAAACAACTATTGGCGGAATGGGATTAGACACCGAAGATGTTGGAATTATTTATGGTACTTTCGGTCTTATTGCATTAACTATTGGTGGGATTTTAGGAGGAATTGCGATTTCTGCACACGGTCTAAAAAAGTGGATGCTGCCAATGATTTTAACGATGCACTTGCCTATTATTGGTTTTATATTGTTAGCTTATTTTCATCCTGCTTCTGTCTATTACATCTACGCTGTTGTTATTTTAGAACAGTTCGGTTACGGATTTGGTTTTGCTGCATTTATGATGTATTTGATTTACGTTGCCGAAGGAGAATCAAAAACTTCACATTACTCGATTGCTACAGGCTTTATGGCTTTGGGAATGATGCTTCCCGGAATGTTGAGCGGTTATATTCAGCAGTATTTGGGTTATGGAAATTTCTTTATTTGGGTGTTTCTGGCTACTATTCCAGGTTTAATATTATCCCGATTTTTGATTTTTCCTGATGATTTTGGGAAGAAATCAGAATAA
- a CDS encoding glycoside hydrolase family 10 protein, producing MNKHTFFIILISIILLPFWDGNAQEKITHPKNEFRGVWIATVANIDWPKINTDSVTKQKADFIEILETYKKMNYNAVIVQIRSSGEAFYPTELAPWSRYLTGKEGKAPTPFYDPLEWMITEAHARGFEFHAWLNPYRATMDIKTENLSPKHDFNRHRNWMIKYGQSGKEKFYYDPGLPEVQSHLTKVVEEVVQNYDIDAIHFDDYFYPYREVGQTFNDKSSFAKYGNGLKLEEWRRANVDTLVKRVSHTIKDCKPWVQFGISPFGVWRNKSVDPKGSDTESGQTNYDDLYADPMTWMEYKWIDYLVPQLYWSMEHPKASYSKLLKWWAENSKNTAIYIGNGTYKINNDSDKRWNNPMEIPNQIDITRTYKNVQGNAFFSAKWFLNKHQNVTKIIMENQYKYPALPYAVPNLKQIVIDSPAISTFENTTTKSIFSFKYPLNSKVRYIMVYRAKRTSKIDINDPSQIIDKITLTQKCEDLITVTILTPKENEHSSYAFTYVDFYGNESTPTLVN from the coding sequence ATGAATAAACACACTTTTTTTATAATCCTCATTTCTATTATTTTACTTCCTTTTTGGGATGGAAATGCGCAAGAAAAAATCACTCATCCGAAAAACGAATTCCGAGGAGTTTGGATTGCTACCGTAGCGAATATTGATTGGCCGAAAATAAATACTGACTCTGTTACCAAACAAAAAGCCGATTTTATCGAAATTTTGGAAACCTACAAAAAAATGAATTACAATGCTGTAATTGTTCAAATTCGCAGTTCTGGAGAAGCTTTTTATCCTACGGAATTAGCACCTTGGTCAAGATATTTGACTGGAAAAGAAGGAAAAGCACCCACTCCTTTTTACGACCCTCTCGAATGGATGATTACCGAAGCTCACGCTCGTGGTTTTGAATTTCACGCTTGGTTGAATCCGTATCGTGCTACGATGGATATAAAAACCGAAAATTTAAGTCCAAAACACGACTTTAACAGACACCGCAATTGGATGATAAAATACGGACAATCGGGTAAAGAAAAATTTTATTATGACCCAGGTTTGCCCGAAGTGCAAAGTCATTTGACTAAAGTGGTAGAAGAAGTGGTTCAAAATTATGATATTGATGCCATCCATTTTGATGATTATTTTTATCCGTATAGAGAAGTGGGACAAACCTTTAATGATAAATCTTCTTTTGCAAAATATGGCAATGGTTTAAAATTAGAAGAATGGCGTCGTGCCAATGTGGACACTTTGGTAAAACGAGTTTCACATACCATAAAAGACTGCAAACCTTGGGTGCAATTTGGCATCAGTCCGTTTGGAGTTTGGCGTAATAAATCAGTAGATCCAAAAGGTTCTGACACCGAATCTGGGCAAACCAATTATGACGATTTGTATGCCGATCCAATGACTTGGATGGAATACAAATGGATTGATTATCTGGTTCCTCAATTGTATTGGAGTATGGAACACCCAAAAGCTTCGTATTCGAAATTGTTGAAATGGTGGGCAGAAAACTCCAAAAACACGGCTATTTACATCGGAAATGGAACCTATAAAATCAATAATGATTCCGACAAAAGATGGAATAACCCAATGGAAATTCCCAATCAAATTGACATCACACGAACGTATAAAAATGTACAAGGAAATGCTTTTTTTAGTGCCAAATGGTTTCTGAATAAACATCAAAATGTGACCAAAATAATAATGGAAAATCAGTATAAATATCCTGCCTTGCCGTATGCTGTTCCTAATTTGAAACAAATTGTTATTGACAGTCCTGCCATTAGTACATTTGAAAATACTACAACAAAATCAATATTTTCTTTTAAATATCCATTGAATAGTAAAGTACGTTATATTATGGTGTATCGTGCCAAAAGAACTTCGAAAATAGATATTAATGACCCAAGTCAAATTATTGATAAAATTACACTAACTCAAAAGTGTGAAGATTTAATTACGGTAACGATTCTGACTCCAAAAGAAAACGAGCATAGTTCTTATGCCTTTACTTACGTTGATTTTTATGGAAATGAAAGTACGCCAACACTAGTAAACTAA
- a CDS encoding amino acid permease, translating into MALSQLFRKKTVHDILKQVEKNESDGHNALGKHLTARDLTAFGIAAIVGAGIFSTIGKASADGGPAVIFLFLFTALACSFAAFAYAEFASMVPVSGSAYTYSYVAFGELIAWIIGWALIMEYAVGNITVAISWSDYFTGLLESGGIHLPQWVQMDYLTASNGFKDATALMQGGKSFENLSSSLQMAHTAWTTSPVIGSFHFVADFPALLIIILITALVYRGMKESRNASNLMVIVKLFIVLLVIAVGVFYVDTTNWSPFAPNGVSGVLKGVSAVFFAYIGFDAISTTAEECKNPQRDLPRGMMWAIIICTILYIAIALVLTGMVSYSELNVGDPLAFVFDKLNLKWMSGIIAVSAVVAMASVLLVFQMGQPRIWMSMSRDGLLPKRFSTVHPKFKTPSYSTIVTGFVVGIPALFLNLTMVTDLCSIGTLFAFVLVCAGVLVLQNKPDIPRGKFKTPYINSKFILPVLIVIGFVYAFGFNQKSTMDFITNETQINTTETIVTSLSKEESKEVYDFIATNYADKKVASEDLEVVLSAFEVDEVQYKTVIDSLPIDHSLKYESGFSLFKHKIPMWIFLLALIGLMVWSYRQNLSLIPLLGLICCLYMMAELSVWNWIYFTVWLLIGLLIYFGFSRKNSKLNIQKG; encoded by the coding sequence ATGGCGCTTTCCCAATTGTTTCGAAAAAAGACTGTTCACGATATTCTAAAGCAGGTCGAAAAAAATGAAAGTGATGGACACAATGCTTTAGGAAAACATTTGACAGCTCGTGATTTAACCGCTTTTGGAATTGCCGCCATTGTGGGAGCAGGAATTTTTAGTACTATTGGAAAAGCCAGTGCCGATGGTGGTCCAGCCGTTATTTTTCTTTTCTTGTTTACTGCCTTGGCGTGTAGCTTTGCCGCTTTTGCTTATGCTGAATTTGCTTCGATGGTTCCAGTTTCAGGTAGTGCTTATACCTATTCTTATGTGGCTTTTGGCGAACTCATTGCCTGGATTATAGGCTGGGCATTGATTATGGAATATGCGGTGGGGAATATAACTGTAGCCATTTCGTGGAGTGATTATTTTACAGGATTGCTCGAAAGTGGCGGAATTCATTTGCCACAATGGGTTCAAATGGATTATTTGACGGCTTCGAATGGGTTTAAAGACGCTACAGCCTTAATGCAAGGCGGAAAATCTTTCGAAAATTTAAGTTCAAGTTTGCAAATGGCTCATACGGCTTGGACGACTTCACCTGTGATTGGTTCGTTTCATTTTGTGGCTGATTTTCCTGCTTTGTTGATTATTATCTTGATTACGGCTTTGGTGTATCGTGGAATGAAAGAATCCAGAAATGCAAGTAATTTAATGGTAATTGTCAAGTTGTTTATCGTTCTTTTAGTAATTGCTGTAGGCGTTTTTTATGTGGATACTACTAACTGGAGTCCATTTGCACCTAATGGAGTTTCGGGAGTTTTAAAGGGAGTTTCGGCAGTATTTTTTGCTTATATAGGTTTTGATGCTATTTCCACCACCGCCGAAGAATGCAAAAATCCACAACGCGATTTGCCTCGTGGCATGATGTGGGCGATTATTATTTGTACCATTTTATATATTGCTATTGCTTTGGTTTTGACAGGAATGGTAAGTTATTCAGAATTGAATGTAGGTGACCCATTGGCTTTTGTATTCGATAAATTAAATCTCAAATGGATGTCAGGGATTATTGCTGTGAGTGCAGTTGTAGCCATGGCGAGTGTTTTGTTGGTTTTTCAAATGGGACAACCTCGAATTTGGATGAGTATGAGCCGTGATGGATTGTTACCAAAACGTTTTTCTACGGTGCATCCTAAATTCAAAACGCCTTCTTATTCGACCATTGTAACGGGTTTTGTTGTTGGAATTCCAGCTTTGTTTTTGAACCTGACTATGGTAACCGATTTGTGTAGCATTGGAACTTTATTTGCTTTTGTTTTGGTTTGTGCTGGCGTTTTAGTGTTACAAAATAAACCCGATATTCCTCGTGGAAAATTCAAAACGCCTTATATCAATTCTAAATTTATTCTACCTGTTTTGATTGTAATTGGATTCGTTTATGCTTTTGGTTTTAATCAAAAAAGCACAATGGATTTTATTACCAATGAAACTCAAATTAATACTACTGAAACGATTGTTACCTCTTTAAGTAAAGAAGAATCGAAAGAAGTGTATGATTTTATTGCTACGAATTATGCAGATAAAAAAGTAGCTTCGGAGGATTTAGAAGTAGTTTTGAGTGCTTTTGAAGTTGATGAAGTACAATATAAAACAGTTATAGATTCTTTGCCAATTGATCATTCGCTAAAATACGAAAGCGGTTTCAGCCTTTTTAAACACAAAATTCCGATGTGGATTTTTCTTCTCGCTTTGATTGGATTAATGGTTTGGTCTTACAGGCAAAATTTGTCACTGATTCCTTTACTGGGTTTGATTTGTTGTTTGTATATGATGGCGGAATTAAGCGTTTGGAACTGGATTTATTTTACGGTTTGGTTGTTAATAGGACTCTTGATTTACTTTGGCTTTAGCCGTAAAAACAGCAAGTTGAATATTCAGAAAGGCTAA
- a CDS encoding MFS transporter translates to MKTLEKGSKKLLNAWAFYDWANSVYPLVISSAVFPIFFEALFTDRSHYIDVFGFSLKNSALISFVTAFAFLIVAFISPLLSGIADYVGNKKSFMKFFCYLGALSCMGLYFFNLENIYFGLFFYFFGLIGFWGSLVFYNSYLPDIAFPEQQDKISAKGYSLGYFGSVLLLIINLAMIMKPELFGITGTPGEAAMKAMRYSFVMVGVWWILFSQYSYYYLPKGNTNNQKVSKEVLFNGFKELKKVWMLLGENISLKRYLGSFFVYSMAVQTVMLVATYFGSQEIAWSSKEESTTGLIICILLIQLVAILGAFLTSRASAKYGNIPTLMVINCFWVLLCTAAYFIELPLHFYIMAALVGLVMGGIQALSRSTYSKLLPETDDTASFFSFYDVAEKIGIVIGMCVYGIIDQITGSPRFAIVFLAIFFVVGVLLLRRIPKKEVLK, encoded by the coding sequence ATGAAAACATTAGAAAAAGGAAGTAAGAAATTATTAAACGCTTGGGCTTTTTATGACTGGGCCAATTCGGTTTATCCGTTAGTGATTTCATCGGCAGTTTTTCCAATATTTTTTGAAGCTTTATTTACAGATAGAAGTCATTACATCGATGTTTTTGGTTTTAGTCTAAAGAATTCAGCTTTAATTAGTTTTGTTACCGCTTTCGCTTTTTTAATAGTTGCTTTTATTTCTCCTTTATTGTCCGGAATTGCAGATTATGTAGGGAATAAGAAATCATTCATGAAGTTTTTTTGCTATTTGGGAGCTTTGTCCTGTATGGGATTGTACTTTTTTAATTTAGAAAATATTTACTTTGGATTATTCTTTTACTTTTTTGGATTGATAGGTTTTTGGGGGAGTTTGGTGTTTTATAATTCTTATTTACCTGATATTGCTTTTCCAGAACAACAGGATAAAATCAGTGCCAAAGGCTATTCTTTGGGATATTTTGGGAGTGTACTTTTATTGATTATTAATTTAGCCATGATAATGAAACCCGAGCTTTTTGGAATCACTGGAACTCCAGGTGAAGCCGCCATGAAAGCCATGCGCTATTCTTTTGTAATGGTTGGAGTTTGGTGGATTTTATTCAGTCAATATTCGTATTATTATTTACCAAAGGGTAATACTAACAACCAAAAAGTATCTAAAGAAGTACTGTTTAATGGCTTCAAAGAATTGAAAAAAGTATGGATGTTACTTGGAGAAAATATATCGTTGAAACGGTATTTAGGCAGTTTTTTTGTGTATAGTATGGCAGTTCAAACGGTTATGCTTGTGGCTACTTATTTTGGTTCACAAGAAATTGCTTGGTCATCAAAAGAGGAAAGTACAACGGGTTTAATAATCTGTATTTTATTGATACAATTAGTAGCAATATTAGGTGCTTTTTTAACTTCTAGAGCTTCTGCAAAATATGGAAATATCCCAACTTTGATGGTGATTAATTGTTTTTGGGTTTTGCTTTGTACTGCCGCTTATTTTATTGAACTTCCGTTGCATTTTTATATTATGGCAGCTTTAGTTGGTTTGGTTATGGGAGGAATTCAAGCATTGTCCCGTTCTACTTATTCTAAATTATTACCAGAAACGGATGATACAGCTTCCTTTTTTAGTTTTTACGATGTTGCCGAAAAAATTGGAATCGTAATTGGAATGTGCGTTTATGGAATCATAGATCAGATAACAGGAAGTCCGAGATTTGCTATCGTTTTTTTAGCTATCTTTTTTGTAGTTGGAGTACTTTTATTGAGAAGGATTCCTAAAAAAGAAGTTTTGAAATAA
- the lon gene encoding endopeptidase La, which produces MSNHKIHTLDNLSLQEFDSETELIPLLTPEDEEEMNNEELPETLSILPLRNMVLFPGVVIPISAGRDKSIKLINDAYAAGKTIGVVAQKNEEIEDPTPNDIHSIGTVARILRVLKMPDGNVTIILQGKKRFEISEVITEEPYITANIKEVAEKRPAKKDSEFLAILDSVRDLAIQIIKESPNIPTEATFAIKNIESQSFLINFVTSNMTLPVDEKQALLSINGLKERALETLRYMNLELQKLELKNDIQSKVRFDLDQQQREYFLHQQIKTIQEELGGVSQEEEMDEMSVKAKTKKWDEKTQKHFEKELSKMRRMNPQAPDFGIQRNYLELFLELPWNEFSKDNFDLKRAQKILDKDHFGLDDVKKRMIEHLAVLKLRNDMKSPIICLTGPPGVGKTSIGRSVAQALGREYVRISLGGLRDEAEIRGHRKTYIGALPGRIIQSLKKAGTSNPVFVLDEIDKLSNSHNGDPSSALLEVLDPEQNSAFYDNFLEMGYDLSKVMFIATSNNMSAIQPALQDRMEIIKMSGYTIEEKVEIARQHLFPKQLKEHGLTTKDLTIGKKQLEKIVEGYTRESGVRGLEAKIAQVIRNAAKSIAMEEEYNKKVTDEDVVKVLGIPRLERDKYESNDVAGVVTGLAWTSVGGDILFIESLISPGKGTMSITGNLGNVMKESATIALEYIKANAELLGLNPETLTKYNIHLHVPEGATPKDGPSAGIAMLTSLVSVLTQKKVKKGLAMTGEITLRGKVLPVGGIKEKILAAKRANIKEIILCHENKSDIDEIKPEYIDGLTFHYVKEMSEVLKIAVTDQKVKNAKV; this is translated from the coding sequence ATGTCAAATCATAAAATACACACTCTTGACAATCTGTCACTTCAAGAATTTGATTCAGAAACCGAATTAATCCCTTTATTGACACCGGAGGATGAAGAGGAAATGAACAATGAAGAATTACCAGAAACACTGTCTATTTTGCCTTTGCGTAATATGGTCTTGTTTCCAGGCGTAGTTATTCCTATTTCGGCAGGACGTGATAAATCTATAAAATTAATCAACGACGCTTATGCGGCAGGGAAAACTATTGGTGTTGTGGCTCAAAAGAATGAGGAAATTGAAGATCCAACTCCAAATGACATTCACAGCATAGGAACAGTAGCTCGAATTTTGAGAGTTTTAAAAATGCCCGATGGTAATGTAACTATCATTCTTCAGGGTAAAAAACGTTTCGAAATTTCGGAAGTTATTACTGAAGAACCTTATATTACAGCCAATATAAAAGAAGTGGCTGAAAAACGTCCAGCCAAAAAAGACAGCGAATTTTTAGCCATTTTAGATTCGGTTAGAGATTTGGCTATCCAAATTATAAAAGAAAGTCCCAATATTCCAACCGAAGCGACATTTGCTATTAAAAACATTGAAAGCCAATCGTTTTTAATCAATTTTGTGACTTCGAACATGACTTTGCCAGTAGATGAAAAGCAAGCTTTGTTGTCTATTAATGGTTTGAAAGAACGCGCTTTAGAAACGCTTCGTTACATGAATTTGGAGTTGCAAAAACTAGAATTAAAAAACGATATTCAATCGAAAGTTCGTTTTGATTTAGACCAACAACAACGCGAATATTTCTTGCATCAGCAAATAAAAACCATTCAGGAAGAACTAGGTGGTGTTTCGCAGGAAGAGGAAATGGACGAAATGAGCGTCAAAGCTAAAACCAAAAAATGGGACGAAAAAACGCAAAAACATTTCGAAAAAGAATTGTCAAAAATGCGCCGAATGAATCCACAAGCACCTGATTTTGGTATTCAAAGAAATTATTTAGAATTGTTTTTAGAATTGCCTTGGAACGAATTTTCAAAAGATAATTTCGATTTAAAGCGAGCACAGAAAATCCTTGACAAAGACCACTTTGGACTAGATGATGTCAAGAAAAGAATGATCGAACATTTGGCCGTTTTGAAATTGCGAAATGATATGAAATCACCCATTATTTGTTTGACAGGACCTCCGGGAGTGGGTAAAACTTCTATTGGAAGATCGGTGGCTCAAGCTTTAGGAAGAGAATATGTACGTATTTCTCTTGGTGGTTTGCGTGATGAAGCCGAGATTCGTGGACATAGAAAAACATACATTGGTGCTTTGCCAGGAAGAATCATTCAAAGTTTGAAAAAGGCTGGTACCTCAAATCCCGTTTTTGTTTTGGACGAAATTGATAAATTATCCAATAGTCATAATGGCGATCCATCTTCGGCTTTGTTAGAAGTTTTAGATCCAGAACAAAACAGTGCTTTCTATGATAATTTCTTGGAAATGGGTTATGATTTGTCCAAAGTGATGTTTATTGCAACGTCTAATAATATGTCAGCCATTCAACCGGCTTTGCAAGACCGAATGGAAATCATCAAAATGTCGGGTTATACGATTGAAGAAAAAGTAGAAATTGCCCGTCAGCATTTGTTTCCAAAACAATTAAAAGAACATGGTTTAACGACCAAGGATTTGACTATTGGTAAAAAGCAATTAGAAAAAATTGTAGAAGGTTATACTCGTGAATCGGGCGTTCGTGGACTGGAAGCTAAAATTGCTCAAGTCATTCGAAATGCTGCCAAATCTATTGCGATGGAGGAGGAGTACAACAAAAAAGTAACTGATGAAGATGTGGTAAAAGTGCTTGGAATTCCGAGATTAGAAAGAGATAAATACGAAAGTAATGATGTAGCTGGTGTAGTTACAGGATTGGCTTGGACTAGTGTTGGTGGTGATATTCTTTTTATCGAATCCTTGATTTCTCCAGGAAAAGGGACGATGAGCATTACAGGAAATTTAGGTAATGTAATGAAAGAATCCGCAACGATTGCTTTGGAATATATAAAAGCCAATGCGGAATTATTGGGATTAAATCCTGAAACATTGACCAAATACAACATTCACCTACACGTTCCAGAAGGAGCAACGCCAAAAGATGGACCAAGTGCTGGAATTGCGATGTTGACTTCTTTGGTTTCGGTATTGACGCAAAAGAAAGTGAAAAAAGGACTAGCAATGACTGGCGAAATCACGTTGCGTGGAAAAGTATTGCCTGTGGGTGGCATCAAAGAAAAAATCTTGGCGGCCAAAAGAGCTAATATCAAAGAAATTATTTTGTGCCACGAAAACAAAAGCGATATCGACGAAATAAAACCAGAATATATAGATGGACTGACCTTTCATTATGTAAAAGAAATGAGCGAAGTCTTGAAAATAGCAGTTACCGATCAAAAAGTAAAAAACGCGAAAGTGTAA
- the porQ gene encoding type IX secretion system protein PorQ, protein MPKKLLLFLLFSFCTVVYGQIGGKSTYQFLNLVTSPRQAALGGKSITIYDNDVNQAHFNPATINPEMDNQLALNYGSYFGEVTYGTASYAYTYDRHLQTFQVGVNYVNYGKFDGYDENGTATSQFTGNEVALSFGYSYNVPYTDLHIGASGKLISSTLENYNSIGGAVDIGAVYIDEPNDVNWALVVRNIGTQFTTYSGTNEKLPLEILAGVSQELENVPLRWHLTLENLQQWNISFSNPNQAENSLDGSSSDKKVSFLGNAMRHVIIGAELFPKKSFNIRLGYNFRRAEELLILEQRNFSGISIGFGLKINKLKFNYSYSRYTLAANTSLFGLTVNLQ, encoded by the coding sequence ATGCCTAAAAAACTTTTATTATTTCTTTTATTTTCCTTTTGCACTGTGGTTTACGGTCAAATAGGAGGAAAATCTACTTATCAGTTTTTGAACTTGGTTACTTCGCCAAGACAAGCCGCTTTAGGCGGAAAATCGATTACTATTTATGATAACGATGTCAATCAAGCGCATTTTAATCCAGCGACTATCAATCCAGAAATGGACAATCAACTGGCATTAAATTACGGAAGTTATTTTGGTGAAGTTACCTACGGAACGGCTTCTTATGCTTATACGTACGACCGTCATTTGCAAACTTTTCAGGTAGGCGTGAATTATGTAAACTACGGAAAATTTGATGGTTATGACGAAAACGGAACAGCCACTTCTCAATTTACAGGTAATGAAGTAGCGCTTTCTTTTGGCTATTCGTATAATGTTCCTTACACTGATTTGCATATTGGCGCCAGCGGAAAATTAATTTCTTCTACTTTAGAAAATTACAATTCTATTGGAGGTGCTGTCGATATTGGTGCTGTTTATATCGATGAACCTAATGATGTGAATTGGGCTTTGGTTGTTCGAAATATTGGAACGCAATTCACTACTTATTCGGGTACAAATGAAAAATTACCTTTAGAAATTTTAGCTGGAGTTTCCCAAGAATTAGAAAATGTGCCTTTGCGTTGGCATCTTACTTTAGAAAATTTACAGCAATGGAATATTTCGTTTTCGAATCCTAATCAAGCCGAAAATTCACTTGATGGCAGTTCTAGTGATAAAAAAGTATCTTTCCTAGGAAACGCCATGCGTCACGTGATTATTGGAGCGGAACTTTTTCCGAAGAAATCTTTTAATATTAGACTAGGATATAATTTCAGAAGAGCCGAAGAATTACTAATTTTGGAGCAACGAAATTTTTCTGGAATTTCGATAGGGTTTGGTTTGAAAATCAATAAATTGAAATTCAACTATTCGTATTCGAGATATACATTGGCAGCCAACACGAGTTTGTTTGGCTTGACCGTAAACTTACAATAA
- the cmk gene encoding (d)CMP kinase, producing MDKKIIIAIDGFSSTGKSTLAKELAKHLGYVYVDTGAMYRAVSLFAMQNGYIGAAFFDVESLINSLPFIKLVFKFNPDLGFAEMYLNGVNVEKEIRTLEVSSYVSKVAEIHEVRVKLVEQQQEMGKNKGIVMDGRDIGTVVFPNAELKIFMTASPQTRAERRFKELTRNGADVTFEEVFKNVEERDYIDTHREDSPLIKAKDAVEFDNSNVTKQEQFEKVLQLVKL from the coding sequence TTGGACAAAAAAATTATCATAGCAATAGACGGATTTTCATCAACTGGCAAGAGTACTTTGGCCAAAGAATTAGCCAAACATTTAGGCTACGTTTATGTAGATACGGGAGCTATGTATCGTGCCGTATCTTTATTTGCGATGCAAAACGGTTATATTGGTGCGGCATTTTTTGATGTAGAATCCTTAATCAATAGTTTACCTTTTATCAAATTAGTGTTTAAATTCAATCCCGATTTAGGTTTTGCCGAAATGTATTTGAATGGAGTTAATGTCGAAAAAGAAATTCGTACGCTGGAAGTTTCTTCTTATGTGAGCAAAGTAGCCGAAATTCATGAAGTTCGAGTAAAACTAGTCGAGCAACAACAAGAAATGGGCAAAAATAAAGGCATCGTAATGGACGGAAGAGATATTGGAACGGTAGTTTTTCCAAATGCTGAACTTAAAATTTTTATGACAGCCAGTCCGCAAACTCGAGCCGAAAGAAGATTTAAAGAATTGACAAGAAACGGTGCTGATGTAACCTTTGAAGAAGTTTTTAAAAATGTTGAAGAGCGCGATTACATTGATACGCATCGAGAAGATTCACCACTGATTAAAGCTAAAGATGCTGTAGAATTTGATAATTCGAATGTTACCAAACAAGAACAATTCGAAAAAGTGTTGCAATTAGTAAAATTGTAA
- a CDS encoding thiol-disulfide oxidoreductase DCC family protein yields MLNLPQNKKIILFDGICNLCNSAVQFVIQHDSKDIFRFVALQSDLGQEILNHIGINPKNIDSIILYEPGVAYYYKSSAAIEIAKSLGGFWHLGTIFRIIPTGIRNSLYDYIAKNRYKWYGKKESCMIPTPELKAKFL; encoded by the coding sequence ATGCTCAACCTTCCACAAAACAAAAAAATAATTCTCTTTGATGGCATTTGTAATTTGTGCAATTCGGCAGTGCAATTTGTGATTCAACACGACTCTAAAGATATATTTCGATTTGTAGCCTTACAATCCGATTTGGGGCAGGAAATTCTAAATCACATTGGCATAAATCCAAAAAATATTGACAGTATTATTTTGTATGAACCTGGTGTTGCTTATTATTACAAATCGTCGGCAGCTATTGAAATTGCGAAAAGTTTGGGTGGTTTTTGGCATTTGGGAACCATTTTCAGAATTATCCCAACAGGAATTAGAAACTCCCTCTACGATTACATTGCTAAAAACCGATACAAATGGTATGGCAAAAAAGAAAGTTGCATGATTCCAACTCCTGAATTGAAAGCTAAATTTTTGTAA